The genome window GGAGCGGTTTGCCGCCGCCGATCGTCGTCGCGAGCTGTGCTATGCTCTTCCCGTAGGCCGTGGTGTCCTCAACCGGCTCGGTCAGCTCTATCCTCGTCAGGAAGGCGAAGTTGGTGTTGTTGCTCTTCTTCTCGTGCATCGAGTGCCCGTTGACGCCGACGTAGGAGTCGTACTTCTCCTCGACGACGAAGCCGTGGGGGTTGGTGCAGAATGTTCTCACGAAGTCGTCGTAGGTGTCGGTGTAGATGTGGAACTTGGGGTCGTGGTTTATGCTCGTTATCGGCTCCATCACTATCGCGGGAACCTCGACGCGGACGCCCACGTCGATTGGCCCGTGCCTCGCCTCAAGCCCTATCCTCTGGGCCACGTCGTGGAACCAGTCCGCTCCGCCTCTCCCGGGGGCGACGATTATGTAGCGGGCGTTGATCGTGAAGATGTTCTTTCCCCTCTTCACCTTCACCCTGCCCGGCCCGAACTCTAGGGCCTTGGTCCAGAGGAGAAACTCGACGCCTTTGCCCTCGAGGTGCCTCTTTATGTCGGCTATGACCTCGGGCGTCCTGTCCGAACCTATGTGGCGCTGGATTATGGGGATGAACTTCACACCCGCCTGTGCTGCCCTCTGCTCCCAGTATCGGATCTCCTCCGGGTTTCCCCTGAACAGGTTTCTGGGTGACCTGTGGCGCAGGAAAATCCTGTCAACTTCCCAGACGAGCTGCCAGGCGTAGTTCTCATCGTCGGTCAGCTCGCTCAAATCGCCGCCTATGTCCGGCCTGAGGTTTATCGTGCCGTCGCTCAGTCCCCCCGCACCGCCTACGCCGCTCATTATGTGGCAGGGCTGGCAGCCGATGCAGTAGCCAAGCTCGTACATCGGGCAGATCCTCTGCTCGACGTTGCCGCCTTCCTCTATCACCAGAATCCTAAAATCGCTCTTTTCTGCCAGCTCGTAGGCTGCAAAGAGGCCAGCGGGGCCGGCGCCTATAATCACGACATCGTAGGTCTTTCCGTTTCCTGCTTCAGAAACCATATTTCCCTTGCCGATGTCTCTGAGTGGCCCCTTAAAAAGTTTTTGGCAAGTTTTTGGTTAACCTGTCGGGGGCGTACGATACTTTTGACATGTAACACTCAAAGGAATCTCCGAAATCTTTAAACACTTTCGCACATTAGTGTTTAAACGTGGGGCGTATGGACACTTTGAATGCCGGGGAAAAATCCCAC of Thermococcus celericrescens contains these proteins:
- a CDS encoding NAD(P)/FAD-dependent oxidoreductase, whose protein sequence is MVSEAGNGKTYDVVIIGAGPAGLFAAYELAEKSDFRILVIEEGGNVEQRICPMYELGYCIGCQPCHIMSGVGGAGGLSDGTINLRPDIGGDLSELTDDENYAWQLVWEVDRIFLRHRSPRNLFRGNPEEIRYWEQRAAQAGVKFIPIIQRHIGSDRTPEVIADIKRHLEGKGVEFLLWTKALEFGPGRVKVKRGKNIFTINARYIIVAPGRGGADWFHDVAQRIGLEARHGPIDVGVRVEVPAIVMEPITSINHDPKFHIYTDTYDDFVRTFCTNPHGFVVEEKYDSYVGVNGHSMHEKKSNNTNFAFLTRIELTEPVEDTTAYGKSIAQLATTIGGGKPL